A genomic window from Triticum urartu cultivar G1812 chromosome 7, Tu2.1, whole genome shotgun sequence includes:
- the LOC125523721 gene encoding histone H2A-like encodes MDASATGAGAKAKKGAAGRKAGGPRKKSVTRSVKAGLQFPVGRIGRYLKNGRYAKRVGTGAPVYLAAVLEYLAAELLELAGNAAKDNKKSRIVPRHLLLAVRNDQELGRLLAGVTIAHGGVLPNINPVLLPKKTAEKEPKSPKKAAKSPKKADKKA; translated from the coding sequence ATGGACGCCTCAGCCACCGGAGCCGGAGCGAAGGCGAAGAAGGGCGCGGCGGGGCGTAAGGCCGGCGGCCCCAGGAAGAAGTCGGTGACGCGGTCCGTCAAGGCCGGGCTCCAGTTCCCCGTCGGCCGCATCGGCCGGTACCTCAAGAACGGCCGGTACGCGAAGCGCGTCGGCACGGGCGCCCCAGTCTACCTCGCGGCCGTCCTCGAGTACCTGGCCGCGGAGCTGCTGGAGCTCGCCGGGAACGCCGCCAAGGACAACAAGAAGTCCCGCATCGTGCCCAGGCACCTGCTGCTGGCCGTGAGGAACGACCAGGAGCTCGGCAGGCTGCTGGCCGGCGTGACCATCGCGCACGGCGGCGTGCTGCCCAACATCAACCCGGTGCTGCTCCCCAAGAAGACGGCGGAGAAGGAGCCCAAGTCGCCCAAGAAGGCCGCCAAGTCCCCCAAGAAGGCCGACAAGAAGGCCTAG